A DNA window from Enterobacter asburiae contains the following coding sequences:
- a CDS encoding DUF3748 domain-containing protein, with protein MKQVTFASRNHQLTNINTWTPDSQWLVYDVRPSGASFTGETIERVNVATGEVEVVYRATDGAHVGVVTVHPAEDKYVFIHGPKNPDADWRYDFHHRQGVIAQNGQVSNLDAMDITAPYTAGALRGGSHVHVFSPNGQLVSFTYNDHVLHERDPKLDLRNVGVAAPYGPVNPQGNHPREYSGTFWSVLVSRTTPNPRPGSDDINRAYEEGWVGNDRLAFIGDTLSAQGEKVPELFIVDLPEDEQGWKRAGDAPLQGTTETLPAPPAGVNQRRLTFTHQRAYPGLVNVPRHWVRSNPQGTQIAFLMRDDNGIVQLWLISPEGGEPRQLTRTGSDIQSAFNWHPAGGSLGFVLENRIACCDARTGEVTFLTSDHGNPPSADAVVFSPDGRVIAWMEETAGFRQLWVTETAQY; from the coding sequence ATGAAACAAGTCACCTTCGCTTCCCGCAACCACCAGCTGACCAACATCAATACCTGGACGCCGGACAGCCAGTGGCTGGTCTACGACGTGCGCCCGTCCGGTGCGTCGTTCACCGGTGAAACCATCGAGCGGGTCAATGTCGCGACGGGTGAGGTAGAGGTGGTTTATCGCGCGACTGACGGCGCGCATGTCGGCGTGGTGACCGTTCATCCTGCAGAAGATAAATATGTCTTTATCCACGGCCCGAAAAACCCGGATGCCGACTGGCGCTACGATTTTCATCATCGCCAGGGAGTGATTGCGCAAAACGGTCAGGTGAGCAACCTGGACGCGATGGATATCACCGCGCCTTACACCGCAGGCGCGCTGCGCGGCGGCAGCCACGTCCATGTCTTCAGCCCGAACGGGCAGCTCGTCAGCTTTACCTATAACGACCATGTCCTGCACGAGCGCGATCCTAAACTCGATTTACGCAACGTCGGCGTGGCTGCGCCTTATGGCCCGGTGAACCCGCAGGGGAACCATCCCCGTGAATATTCGGGAACCTTCTGGAGCGTGCTGGTTAGCCGCACCACGCCCAACCCACGGCCGGGCAGCGATGACATCAACCGCGCTTACGAAGAGGGCTGGGTGGGCAACGACAGGCTGGCGTTTATCGGCGATACCCTCTCCGCGCAGGGCGAAAAAGTACCCGAACTGTTTATCGTCGACCTGCCGGAAGACGAGCAGGGCTGGAAGCGTGCGGGCGATGCGCCGCTACAGGGCACGACGGAGACCCTGCCAGCCCCGCCTGCAGGAGTGAACCAGCGTCGTTTGACCTTTACGCATCAGAGGGCGTACCCGGGCCTGGTGAACGTGCCGCGTCACTGGGTTCGCAGCAACCCGCAGGGGACGCAGATTGCGTTTCTGATGCGGGATGATAACGGCATTGTGCAGCTGTGGCTGATCTCTCCTGAGGGCGGCGAGCCGCGCCAGTTGACGCGTACCGGGAGCGATATTCAGTCAGCATTTAACTGGCATCCTGCGGGCGGCAGTCTGGGGTTTGTGCTCGAAAATCGGATCGCCTGCTGCGACGCACGGACCGGAGAGGTGACGTTTTTGACGTCCGATCACGGCAACCCGCCGTCTGCTGATGCGGTCGTGTTTTCCCCTGACGGGCGCGTTATTGCGTGGATGGAGGAGACAGCCGGTTTCCGTCAGCTTTGGGTGACGGAAACCGCACAGTACTAG
- the yidA gene encoding sugar-phosphatase, whose product MAIKLIAIDMDGTLLLPDHTISPAVKNAIAAARAKGVNVVLTTGRPYAGVHSYLKELHMNQPGDYCITYNGALVQKAADGSTVAQTALSYEDYLFLEKLSREVGSHFHALDRNTLYTANRDISYYTVHESYVATIPLVFCEAEKMDPATQFLKVMMIDEPEILDKAIARIPAEVKEKYTVLKSAPYFLEILDKRVNKGTGVKSLADALGIKQDEIMALGDQENDIAMIEFAGMGVAMDNAIPSVKEVANFVTKSNLEDGVAYAIEKFVLN is encoded by the coding sequence ATGGCTATCAAACTCATTGCAATCGACATGGACGGCACGCTGCTGCTGCCAGACCACACCATCTCTCCAGCCGTTAAAAACGCGATCGCCGCGGCGCGCGCTAAGGGCGTGAATGTGGTCCTGACCACGGGGCGTCCGTATGCGGGCGTACACAGCTACCTGAAAGAGCTGCACATGAATCAGCCGGGCGACTACTGCATCACCTATAACGGCGCGCTGGTGCAGAAAGCCGCAGATGGCAGTACGGTTGCGCAAACCGCGCTGAGCTACGAAGACTATCTGTTCCTGGAAAAACTGTCCCGTGAAGTGGGTTCCCACTTCCACGCGCTCGATCGCAATACGCTCTATACCGCCAACCGCGATATCAGCTACTACACGGTACATGAATCCTACGTTGCGACCATTCCGCTGGTGTTCTGTGAAGCGGAGAAAATGGACCCGGCGACGCAGTTCCTGAAAGTGATGATGATCGACGAGCCGGAGATCCTGGATAAAGCGATTGCGCGCATTCCGGCGGAGGTAAAAGAGAAGTACACCGTGCTGAAAAGTGCGCCGTATTTCCTCGAAATCCTCGATAAACGCGTCAATAAAGGCACCGGTGTCAAATCGCTGGCCGATGCGCTGGGCATTAAACAGGACGAGATCATGGCGCTGGGCGACCAGGAAAATGACATCGCGATGATTGAGTTCGCCGGTATGGGCGTGGCGATGGATAACGCGATCCCATCGGTGAAAGAGGTGGCCAACTTCGTGACCAAATCCAACCTCGAAGACGGCGTGGCTTATGCCATTGAGAAGTTTGTGCTGAACTAA
- the ibpA gene encoding small heat shock chaperone IbpA: MRNFDLSPLYRSAIGFDRLFNHLENNQSQSNGYPPYNVELVDENHYRIAIAVAGFAENELEITAQDNLLVVKGSHTAEQKERTYLYQGIAERNFERKFQLAENIHVKGANLVNGLLFIELERVIPEEKKPRRIEIN; this comes from the coding sequence ATGCGTAACTTCGATCTTTCTCCGCTATACCGTTCTGCAATTGGTTTTGACCGCCTGTTTAACCATTTAGAAAATAACCAAAGCCAGAGCAACGGCTACCCTCCATACAATGTTGAGCTGGTTGACGAAAATCACTACCGCATCGCTATTGCCGTCGCCGGTTTTGCAGAAAACGAACTGGAGATCACCGCGCAGGACAACCTGCTGGTGGTGAAAGGTTCCCATACGGCCGAGCAGAAAGAACGTACCTATCTTTATCAGGGCATCGCCGAGCGCAACTTTGAACGCAAGTTCCAGTTAGCCGAGAACATTCATGTTAAAGGCGCGAACCTGGTTAACGGCCTGCTGTTTATCGAACTGGAACGTGTGATTCCGGAAGAGAAAAAACCGCGTCGTATCGAAATTAACTAA
- a CDS encoding putative transporter, whose amino-acid sequence MSDIALTVSVLALVAVVGLWIGNIKIRGVGFGIGGVLFGGIFVGHFADKLGLLLSAEMLHFTQEFGLILFVYTIGIQVGPGFFASLRVSGLRLNLFALGIVVMGGLVTAILHKIFDIPLPVVLGIFSGAVTNTPALGAGQQILRDLGIEPGIVDQMGMSYAMAYPFGICGILLSMWLVRVLFRINVDKEAKDHETTLTNGHMPIKTINIRVDNPNLNNMAIQDVPILNSANIICSRLKRDDMLMVPAPGTVIRQGDLLHLVGQPGDLNNARLVIGQEVDTSLSTRGTDMRVERVVVTNEHVLGKKIRDLQVKERYDVVISRLNRAGVELVASPEASLQFGDILNLVGRPSSIDAVADMVGNAQQKLQQVQMLPVFIGIGLGVLLGSIPVYVPGFPVALKLGLAGGPLIMALILGRIGCIGKLYWFMPPSANLALRELGIVLFLAVVGLKSGGDFVDTLVKGEGMSWVGYGIFITAIPLLTVGILARMFAKMNYLTLCGMLAGSMTDPPALAFANNLHATSGAAALSYATVYPLVMFLRIITPQLLAVLFWGMS is encoded by the coding sequence ATGAGTGATATCGCGTTAACCGTAAGCGTGTTGGCCCTGGTCGCTGTTGTTGGCCTGTGGATAGGGAATATCAAAATCCGTGGCGTCGGGTTTGGGATAGGCGGGGTGCTGTTTGGCGGCATTTTTGTCGGGCACTTCGCCGACAAGCTCGGGCTGCTCCTCAGCGCCGAAATGCTCCACTTCACTCAGGAGTTCGGCCTGATCCTCTTCGTTTATACCATCGGTATTCAGGTGGGACCGGGCTTTTTCGCCTCACTTCGGGTCTCCGGATTACGGCTCAACCTGTTTGCCCTCGGCATAGTGGTGATGGGCGGGCTGGTCACCGCAATTCTGCACAAAATCTTCGATATCCCGCTTCCCGTGGTGCTGGGCATTTTCTCCGGGGCGGTTACCAACACGCCTGCGCTCGGCGCCGGGCAGCAAATCCTGCGCGATTTGGGTATCGAACCCGGCATCGTCGACCAGATGGGGATGAGCTACGCCATGGCCTACCCGTTTGGGATTTGCGGCATTCTGCTTTCCATGTGGCTGGTACGCGTCCTGTTTCGCATTAACGTTGACAAAGAGGCGAAGGACCACGAAACCACGCTCACCAACGGCCATATGCCAATTAAAACCATCAACATTCGGGTCGATAACCCCAACCTGAACAATATGGCGATTCAGGACGTGCCGATCCTCAACAGCGCCAATATCATCTGCTCCCGCCTCAAGCGTGACGATATGCTGATGGTGCCCGCGCCCGGCACCGTCATTCGGCAGGGCGATCTGCTGCACCTGGTCGGCCAGCCCGGAGATTTAAACAACGCGCGGCTGGTGATTGGCCAGGAAGTGGATACCTCGCTCTCAACCCGCGGCACCGATATGCGCGTGGAACGCGTTGTGGTGACTAACGAACACGTTCTTGGCAAGAAAATACGCGATCTGCAGGTAAAAGAGCGCTATGACGTGGTGATCTCTCGCCTTAACCGTGCGGGTGTTGAACTGGTCGCCAGCCCGGAGGCCAGCCTGCAGTTCGGGGATATCCTCAACCTGGTCGGGCGCCCGTCGTCCATCGACGCCGTGGCGGATATGGTGGGTAACGCCCAGCAAAAGCTGCAGCAGGTGCAGATGCTGCCGGTGTTTATCGGTATCGGGCTTGGCGTGCTGCTCGGTTCTATTCCTGTGTACGTGCCGGGCTTCCCGGTGGCGCTCAAGCTGGGCCTGGCGGGCGGGCCGCTGATTATGGCGCTGATCCTCGGGCGTATCGGCTGTATCGGCAAGCTCTACTGGTTTATGCCGCCGAGCGCCAACCTGGCGCTGCGCGAGCTGGGCATCGTGCTGTTCCTGGCGGTGGTCGGCCTGAAATCCGGCGGAGATTTTGTCGATACCCTGGTCAAGGGCGAAGGGATGAGCTGGGTTGGATACGGCATCTTTATCACGGCGATCCCGCTGCTGACGGTGGGAATACTGGCGCGTATGTTCGCCAAAATGAACTACCTGACGCTGTGCGGGATGCTGGCGGGCTCCATGACCGATCCGCCCGCGCTGGCTTTTGCCAACAACCTGCACGCCACCAGCGGTGCGGCCGCGCTCTCCTATGCCACCGTCTATCCGCTGGTGATGTTCCTGCGCATCATCACCCCGCAGCTACTGGCGGTGCTGTTCTGGGGGATGAGCTAG
- a CDS encoding zinc-dependent alcohol dehydrogenase family protein, whose amino-acid sequence MTETMQRWSMDALGRENLKLTQAPVLQPGPGEVRVRVNAVALNYRDKMVVEGTMPIPLSFPFTPASDMAGVVDSIGEGVTRFQPGARVISTFFPEWIDGKPQADARNLPYKTSGGYFQGMLSEYVIVKEDALVASPETLDDAEASTLPCAGLTAWFALVERGQLRPGQSVLVQGTGGVAIFALQIAKAHGAEVFVTSGSDEKLALAKTLGASHGINRLKGDWAENTLALTQDRGIDHIIETVGGENLKHSLRAVAVHGRISVIGVLAGTEITLSAGELLLKSPVIQGIGVGHRRALEDFVRAVDVTGLKPVIEHRYRFNELEQAFEHLDRGAFGKIVLTRE is encoded by the coding sequence ATGACAGAGACAATGCAACGCTGGTCCATGGATGCCCTCGGGCGCGAGAACCTCAAGCTGACTCAGGCGCCCGTCCTACAGCCAGGCCCGGGTGAAGTGCGCGTAAGGGTGAATGCTGTTGCGCTCAACTATCGCGATAAAATGGTTGTTGAAGGCACAATGCCGATCCCGCTTTCCTTCCCGTTTACCCCGGCGTCTGACATGGCGGGCGTGGTGGACAGCATTGGTGAAGGCGTTACGCGCTTCCAGCCCGGCGCGCGCGTCATCTCAACCTTCTTCCCTGAGTGGATCGACGGTAAGCCGCAGGCGGACGCGCGCAATCTGCCCTATAAAACGTCCGGCGGATACTTCCAGGGCATGCTGTCCGAGTATGTGATTGTGAAGGAAGACGCGCTGGTGGCCTCTCCGGAGACCCTGGATGACGCCGAGGCCAGCACCTTACCTTGCGCAGGGCTTACCGCCTGGTTTGCGCTAGTGGAGCGCGGCCAGCTCCGCCCCGGGCAATCGGTGCTGGTGCAGGGCACGGGCGGCGTGGCGATATTCGCCCTTCAGATTGCAAAAGCGCACGGCGCGGAGGTGTTTGTCACCTCGGGGAGCGATGAGAAACTGGCGCTGGCCAAAACGCTGGGGGCCAGCCACGGCATCAACCGGCTGAAAGGCGACTGGGCTGAAAATACGCTGGCGCTCACGCAGGATCGCGGTATCGACCATATTATCGAAACCGTCGGTGGAGAGAACCTGAAGCATTCCCTGCGCGCCGTTGCCGTTCACGGACGTATCTCCGTCATTGGCGTGCTCGCCGGGACGGAGATTACCCTCTCTGCTGGCGAACTGCTGCTGAAATCCCCCGTCATTCAGGGGATTGGCGTGGGGCATCGCCGGGCGCTGGAAGATTTTGTCCGCGCTGTTGACGTCACGGGGCTGAAGCCGGTGATTGAGCATCGCTATCGTTTTAACGAGCTTGAACAGGCGTTTGAACATCTTGACCGAGGCGCGTTCGGTAAAATTGTGCTCACCCGCGAGTAA
- a CDS encoding YceK/YidQ family lipoprotein, with amino-acid sequence MMKNVLIKLTTFSGVVLLCGCSSVMSHTGGKEGTYPGTRASAAMLSDDDTNWGTKSLVILDMPFTAVADTLLLPWDMFRKDNSVRSRVEKSEQENLATNAVIPPADMPPR; translated from the coding sequence ATGATGAAAAATGTTCTGATAAAGCTGACGACGTTCAGCGGGGTAGTTTTACTTTGCGGGTGTTCGAGCGTGATGTCTCACACCGGCGGTAAAGAAGGAACATATCCGGGGACGCGCGCCAGCGCGGCGATGCTCTCCGATGACGATACAAACTGGGGCACCAAATCCCTGGTTATCCTCGATATGCCGTTTACGGCCGTGGCGGATACGCTTCTGCTGCCGTGGGATATGTTTCGTAAGGACAACTCCGTACGCTCGCGTGTAGAGAAAAGCGAGCAGGAAAATCTGGCGACAAACGCCGTCATCCCGCCCGCTGACATGCCTCCACGCTAG
- the ibpB gene encoding small heat shock chaperone IbpB — translation MRNYDLSPLLRQWIGFDKLANALQSTTEQQTFPPYNIEKSDDNHYRITLALAGFRQDDLDIQLEGTRLTVKGTPEKQETETKWLHQGLVNQPFSLSFTLADHMEVSGATFTNGLLHIDLIRNVPEAIAPQRIAISERPALNS, via the coding sequence ATGCGTAACTATGATTTATCCCCTCTGCTGCGTCAGTGGATTGGTTTTGACAAACTGGCTAACGCCCTGCAAAGCACCACCGAGCAACAGACGTTTCCGCCGTACAACATCGAAAAGAGCGACGATAACCACTATCGCATTACCCTTGCGCTGGCTGGTTTCCGCCAGGACGATCTGGACATCCAGCTTGAAGGCACTCGCCTGACCGTGAAAGGCACGCCGGAAAAACAAGAGACCGAGACCAAATGGCTGCATCAGGGGCTGGTTAATCAGCCGTTCAGCCTGAGCTTTACCCTGGCAGACCATATGGAAGTGTCCGGCGCAACGTTTACCAACGGTCTGCTGCATATCGACCTGATACGCAACGTGCCGGAAGCCATCGCGCCGCAGCGTATCGCCATTAGCGAGCGGCCAGCGTTAAACAGTTAA
- a CDS encoding GntR family transcriptional regulator: protein MIYKSIADRLRLRLNSSDYNVGSPLPGEKALAQEFGVARMTIRKALDLLVSWGLVERRHGSGTFVSRKDVHHETTNLTGLVEVLRQQGKEVQSKVLQFEVMPAPPAIASQLRIQVDERIYFSRRVRYVDGKPLMLEDSFMPVKLFRNLSLAHLEGSKFDYIEKECGITISGNYESLTPVLADKTLAGYMNLPEQTPLLRITSLSYSDSGEFLNYSVMFRNTSDYQVDYHLRRIHPDDLLAHPPEQHRQ, encoded by the coding sequence GTGATCTACAAATCTATTGCTGACAGATTGCGGCTGCGGCTGAATTCGTCGGACTACAACGTCGGCAGCCCGCTGCCCGGCGAAAAAGCGCTGGCGCAGGAGTTCGGCGTGGCGCGAATGACCATCCGCAAGGCGCTGGATCTGCTGGTGAGCTGGGGGCTGGTTGAGCGTCGACACGGCAGCGGAACCTTTGTCTCACGCAAAGACGTTCACCACGAAACCACCAACCTGACCGGGCTGGTGGAGGTGCTGCGTCAACAGGGAAAAGAGGTGCAGAGTAAGGTCTTACAGTTTGAAGTGATGCCCGCCCCGCCCGCCATCGCCAGCCAGCTGCGGATTCAGGTGGATGAACGGATCTACTTTTCCCGGCGGGTGCGCTACGTGGACGGGAAGCCGCTGATGCTGGAGGACAGCTTTATGCCGGTGAAGCTGTTCCGCAATCTGTCGCTGGCGCATCTTGAGGGGTCTAAGTTTGATTACATCGAGAAGGAGTGCGGGATCACCATCAGCGGCAACTACGAGAGCCTGACGCCGGTGCTGGCAGATAAAACGCTGGCCGGTTATATGAACCTGCCGGAACAGACGCCGCTGCTGCGCATTACGTCTCTTTCCTACAGCGACAGCGGCGAGTTCCTCAATTATTCCGTGATGTTCCGAAATACCAGCGATTACCAGGTGGACTACCATCTGCGGCGCATCCACCCGGACGACCTGCTAGCTCATCCCCCAGAACAGCACCGCCAGTAG